A single window of Pontibacillus chungwhensis DNA harbors:
- a CDS encoding sensor domain-containing phosphodiesterase: protein MLRSEPELFEILQHIYREMDQRSVPNAIYYALEQMNNFFQSDGAVVYTQQNGRLSPEYEAILDTTLYPLPLLSPQWLDEVNATKKYIHKSPLSSPILAPFESLPATHHIVVPLHYKDLQLTGALVVFSNRAFKYEHFITPLITLIGVMLAQKQPASQVQEESVLYRTDQIRRQQAEFMRLAKDERLNTVDLVPAMQMLCESTAHTLGASRTSIWLKKKEGPSPHFENITMYSKDTRSHSKEEPLRKQQYPTYFEAIEEERTVTIEDTRQDDRVNELQDIYFYKNNIKALLDAPILCNGKSIGVLCVEHTEPRQWNFEEEAFVSSIADLTAFVLEHIERKKAEDEVRKLAYTEPLTQLPNRNQMEALIEEKIATVQEQTEQFAAIYIDLDQFWKVNEALGYKVGDQLILAITKRLRQLLESGEQLGRLDGDSFLVLTSVTEDHHSLYRRIHTFKQAFNEAFKVNDQGLFLTCSIGISFYPAHGDYSGVLIQNAHRATNEAKQMGRNVLQVYQDSMEHQSKERLIFEMNLMQGLEKGQFQLYYQPQIDLFTKKVVGLEALIRWHHHEHGLVSPGDFIPLAEITGHIVPIGKWVIEEAARQLKEWTDMGYENLTVSVNISPRQFQQGDLPDVIQRAIDTTGISPEGLIIEITESLAMENQDLIMKQMESIRDIGCCIAIDDFGSGYSSLRYLQHFPIQSLKIDRRFVENISSNEKDAAIAQTMINLAKNLELSVVAEGIEEIDQLKALRKMDCHQVQGFLISRPLPVKEITKWMRDYTL, encoded by the coding sequence ATGCTACGATCTGAACCAGAACTATTTGAAATACTCCAACATATTTATCGTGAAATGGATCAACGAAGCGTTCCTAATGCGATTTATTATGCCCTTGAACAGATGAACAACTTTTTCCAAAGTGACGGTGCTGTTGTTTACACCCAACAAAATGGCCGGTTATCCCCTGAATACGAAGCTATTTTAGATACCACTTTATATCCTCTGCCTTTGCTATCCCCTCAGTGGTTGGATGAAGTGAATGCCACAAAGAAATACATCCATAAGAGTCCCCTTTCTTCACCTATCCTTGCACCATTTGAAAGCCTTCCTGCGACCCATCATATTGTCGTACCCTTACATTATAAAGACCTGCAGCTGACAGGTGCTCTTGTCGTGTTCTCAAACCGAGCGTTTAAATATGAGCACTTTATCACCCCTCTTATCACTTTGATTGGCGTCATGTTAGCTCAGAAACAACCCGCTTCACAAGTACAAGAGGAAAGCGTCTTATACAGGACAGATCAAATCCGCCGTCAACAAGCGGAATTTATGCGACTGGCTAAGGATGAGCGGCTAAACACAGTAGACTTAGTCCCTGCAATGCAAATGCTATGTGAATCTACCGCACACACGCTTGGCGCCAGTCGGACGAGCATTTGGTTAAAAAAGAAAGAAGGGCCCTCTCCACATTTTGAAAACATCACGATGTATTCAAAAGACACAAGGTCTCACTCTAAAGAAGAGCCTCTTCGAAAACAACAGTATCCAACCTATTTTGAAGCCATCGAGGAGGAGCGAACGGTCACCATTGAGGATACAAGGCAGGATGACCGAGTAAACGAATTACAAGATATTTATTTCTATAAAAACAACATCAAAGCACTACTTGATGCCCCTATCCTCTGTAACGGGAAATCGATTGGCGTACTGTGTGTGGAGCACACGGAACCAAGACAATGGAATTTTGAAGAAGAAGCCTTCGTAAGCTCAATTGCAGACTTAACCGCCTTCGTGCTCGAGCACATCGAACGGAAAAAGGCAGAAGATGAAGTGAGAAAACTCGCTTACACAGAGCCTCTCACCCAACTGCCAAACCGCAATCAAATGGAAGCCTTGATCGAAGAAAAGATTGCTACCGTTCAGGAACAAACCGAACAGTTTGCAGCTATTTATATTGATTTAGATCAGTTCTGGAAAGTGAATGAAGCTCTTGGATATAAAGTGGGGGATCAGCTTATTCTTGCCATTACAAAACGCTTACGGCAATTGCTTGAATCAGGAGAACAGTTGGGCCGCCTTGATGGAGACAGTTTTCTCGTTCTAACGAGTGTCACAGAGGATCACCATTCACTTTACAGACGTATTCATACATTTAAACAAGCGTTTAATGAAGCTTTCAAAGTGAACGATCAAGGCCTCTTCTTAACATGCAGCATAGGGATCTCCTTCTACCCTGCTCATGGTGATTATTCAGGTGTATTGATTCAAAACGCTCACCGAGCAACCAATGAAGCGAAACAAATGGGACGGAATGTTCTACAAGTCTACCAGGACTCTATGGAACATCAATCTAAAGAACGCTTAATCTTTGAAATGAATCTGATGCAAGGTCTTGAGAAGGGACAATTCCAACTCTACTACCAGCCTCAGATTGACCTTTTCACGAAGAAAGTTGTCGGCCTTGAGGCCCTAATACGTTGGCATCACCACGAGCACGGACTTGTCTCACCAGGAGATTTCATTCCACTTGCAGAGATCACTGGGCACATCGTTCCTATTGGAAAATGGGTTATTGAGGAAGCCGCTCGTCAACTGAAAGAATGGACCGACATGGGCTATGAGAACCTTACTGTATCCGTTAACATCTCCCCTCGCCAATTTCAGCAAGGGGACCTTCCAGACGTTATACAAAGGGCTATTGATACAACAGGAATTTCACCCGAAGGCCTTATTATCGAAATTACAGAAAGTCTCGCTATGGAGAATCAAGACCTCATTATGAAACAAATGGAGTCGATCCGTGACATCGGCTGTTGCATCGCGATCGATGACTTCGGTTCTGGCTATTCCTCCCTTCGTTATCTGCAACACTTCCCGATTCAATCACTAAAGATTGATCGGAGATTTGTGGAGAACATAAGCTCCAATGAAAAGGATGCAGCTATAGCTCAAACCATGATTAACCTGGCCAAAAATCTTGAACTGTCCGTTGTGGCTGAGGGGATAGAAGAAATCGATCAATTAAAAGCACTCAGGAAAATGGACTGTCATCAGGTTCAGGGATTTTTAATTTCGAGACCATTACCGGTAAAAGAGATTACGAAGTGGATGAGGGATTATACTTTATAA
- a CDS encoding YfhE family protein → MKSKAQQAKERRSKLSKTQEVMYRKEFKRANTALDHAKKS, encoded by the coding sequence ATGAAATCAAAAGCACAACAAGCAAAAGAACGTCGCAGCAAGTTAAGTAAAACGCAAGAGGTTATGTATCGTAAAGAGTTCAAACGTGCCAACACTGCACTCGATCATGCAAAAAAGAGTTGA
- a CDS encoding GNAT family N-acetyltransferase — translation MLKKRDLHESPHLFDLMSDPEVFPYVRHKAYSSDEYYFLTKQTLEAEERGELISRTIVDEWNQPIGTINLFDMSNNSGFLATWLGKPFHGKGYNRLAKEAFFEELFFELDVNTIFMKIRKSNPRSKKAALKLPYCTQANINYPEVYDWINQEEEVFDLFAITKDQFVFHYYRTDEGEEQAQEA, via the coding sequence ATGTTGAAAAAACGCGATCTGCACGAGTCCCCGCACCTTTTCGATTTGATGTCTGACCCTGAAGTGTTTCCTTACGTCCGCCACAAAGCCTATTCTTCCGATGAATACTACTTTCTAACTAAACAAACCCTCGAGGCTGAAGAGCGAGGGGAACTAATCTCAAGAACCATTGTAGATGAATGGAATCAACCGATTGGTACAATCAATCTATTTGATATGAGCAACAACAGCGGCTTTCTAGCTACATGGTTGGGCAAACCATTCCACGGCAAAGGCTACAATCGTCTCGCGAAAGAAGCCTTTTTTGAAGAATTATTCTTCGAACTTGATGTAAACACGATCTTTATGAAGATCCGAAAAAGCAACCCACGTTCTAAAAAGGCTGCTCTAAAACTTCCTTACTGCACGCAAGCAAACATCAATTACCCTGAAGTATACGACTGGATTAATCAAGAAGAAGAAGTTTTTGACCTATTCGCTATCACGAAAGATCAATTTGTTTTCCATTACTACCGCACGGACGAAGGCGAAGAACAAGCGCAAGAAGCATGA
- a CDS encoding MBL fold metallo-hydrolase, with product MLLKYFYDEKLAQASYMVGCQATGEALVVDPSRDIQAYLDTAKKENLTITRVTETHIHADFVSGAKELATETGATAMLSGEGGNDWTYQFLDEINHEIVRDGDQFMVGNVKIEVMHTPGHTPESISFVLYDRDQDTPMGVFTGDFVFVGDVGRPDLLEKAAGQKDTSRVGAKQMFESLKRFKQLPDHMQVWPGHGAGSACGKALGAIPSSTVGYEKATNWAVRHDEEEAFINELISEQPEPPKYFAVMKKVNKVGPALIRELGEPKNTVLTADELSNELENGMQLIDTRPASEFAKEHIAGTINIPHNKSFANWAGWLVDYNKPVYLIADERNIEDLTKSLRSIGADDVAGYMETAAIAGLKAEGIKTESYEIATPDQLKDKIANGEVNLIDVRNEGEWNAGHIPQAKHIMLGYLQERIDEVPTDKPVVLQCQSGGRSAMATSILQANGIKNVTNMAGGFGAWSKEDLPQTK from the coding sequence ATGTTATTAAAGTATTTTTATGATGAAAAATTAGCACAGGCTTCTTACATGGTTGGTTGCCAGGCAACTGGTGAAGCACTCGTTGTAGACCCTTCTCGTGACATTCAAGCTTATTTAGATACAGCAAAGAAAGAAAACCTAACTATTACACGTGTTACTGAAACACACATTCACGCTGACTTCGTTTCAGGTGCTAAAGAATTAGCAACAGAAACAGGCGCAACAGCTATGCTATCCGGAGAAGGTGGAAATGACTGGACGTACCAATTCTTAGATGAGATCAATCACGAAATTGTACGTGATGGTGATCAGTTTATGGTCGGTAACGTAAAAATCGAAGTGATGCATACACCAGGTCACACACCTGAGTCTATCTCATTCGTTCTTTACGACCGTGACCAAGATACGCCAATGGGTGTCTTCACGGGTGACTTCGTATTCGTTGGTGATGTTGGCCGTCCTGACCTTCTTGAAAAAGCAGCAGGCCAAAAAGACACATCTCGTGTAGGCGCTAAGCAAATGTTCGAATCTCTAAAACGATTCAAACAATTACCTGATCACATGCAAGTATGGCCTGGACACGGTGCTGGTAGTGCTTGTGGTAAAGCTCTTGGCGCTATCCCTTCTAGTACAGTTGGGTACGAAAAAGCGACAAACTGGGCGGTTCGCCATGATGAAGAAGAAGCATTCATTAATGAATTAATCAGCGAACAGCCAGAGCCACCAAAATATTTCGCTGTGATGAAGAAGGTTAATAAAGTAGGTCCTGCTCTGATTCGTGAGTTAGGTGAACCTAAAAATACTGTTCTTACAGCAGACGAATTATCAAATGAACTTGAAAACGGCATGCAACTGATCGACACTCGCCCTGCAAGTGAATTCGCAAAAGAACACATTGCTGGAACAATCAACATTCCACACAATAAGTCCTTTGCGAACTGGGCAGGTTGGTTAGTGGATTACAACAAACCCGTCTATCTAATCGCAGATGAGCGTAATATCGAAGACTTAACGAAATCTCTTCGTTCAATCGGCGCTGACGATGTAGCAGGTTACATGGAAACAGCTGCAATTGCTGGCCTTAAAGCAGAAGGAATCAAAACAGAGTCTTATGAAATTGCAACACCAGATCAACTAAAAGATAAAATCGCAAACGGAGAAGTAAACCTTATTGATGTGCGTAACGAAGGCGAATGGAACGCTGGACACATTCCACAAGCGAAGCACATTATGCTTGGCTACCTTCAAGAGCGTATTGATGAAGTTCCTACAGATAAGCCAGTTGTTCTTCAGTGTCAATCTGGCGGCCGTTCTGCAATGGCTACAAGCATCCTTCAAGCTAACGGCATCAAGAATGTAACGAACATGGCCGGAGGCTTCGGCGCTTGGTCCAAAGAAGACCTTCCACAAACAAAATAA
- a CDS encoding amidohydrolase, giving the protein MKTRITNVSIHPITSPAIEYGEVLIEDGKIKAIGQTVPTDPEEEVIDGQGLHLFPGFIDVHTHLGLYDEGTGWAGNDANETIEPMTPHIRALDSAHPLDSAFQDARQFGITAAHIMPGSANVIGGTTSVIKTVGRNITNMLLKETAGLKLALGENPKRIHSQSRNDSITRMGIMGMLRETFTRAQWCEYPDDPRNKPIIQALKREIPVRIHAHRADDIMSAVRFADEFQLDLRIEHCTEGHLIAEELAGRNLQVAVGPTFTRRSKVELKNKSWETSRALTEQGIHVSITTDHPYTPIQYLNVCAALAAREGLSQQKALEAITILPARNLGVDDRVGSIEIGKDADLVLWNGHPFDFMAKPLWTMIDGKIV; this is encoded by the coding sequence ATGAAAACACGTATTACTAATGTTTCGATTCATCCAATTACATCTCCTGCTATAGAATACGGGGAAGTTCTTATTGAAGACGGTAAGATTAAGGCGATCGGCCAGACAGTACCAACAGATCCAGAGGAAGAGGTCATTGATGGACAAGGACTACACCTCTTCCCTGGTTTTATTGATGTTCATACCCACTTAGGTTTATATGATGAAGGAACAGGATGGGCTGGCAACGATGCAAATGAAACCATTGAACCTATGACGCCTCATATTCGAGCACTAGACAGCGCACATCCTCTCGATAGCGCATTTCAAGACGCTCGCCAATTCGGAATTACAGCTGCGCACATCATGCCAGGAAGCGCCAACGTCATCGGCGGGACCACTTCTGTCATTAAAACGGTCGGCAGGAACATTACGAATATGTTGCTGAAAGAAACCGCTGGGTTAAAACTTGCTCTTGGAGAAAATCCAAAGCGCATTCACTCCCAATCCCGCAATGATTCAATTACCCGCATGGGCATCATGGGCATGCTCAGGGAAACATTTACTCGCGCTCAATGGTGTGAGTATCCGGATGACCCGCGTAATAAACCTATTATCCAGGCGCTTAAGCGAGAAATCCCTGTCCGCATCCACGCCCACCGCGCTGATGATATTATGAGTGCAGTTCGGTTTGCGGATGAATTCCAATTAGATCTTCGCATTGAACATTGTACAGAAGGCCATCTCATCGCAGAAGAATTAGCCGGACGTAATCTTCAAGTCGCAGTAGGACCAACATTTACGCGTCGATCAAAAGTGGAATTAAAGAACAAATCATGGGAAACCTCCCGGGCACTTACCGAGCAAGGTATACACGTAAGTATCACAACAGATCACCCTTACACTCCGATTCAGTACTTAAATGTTTGTGCTGCCCTCGCAGCCAGAGAAGGTCTTTCACAGCAGAAGGCTTTAGAGGCCATCACCATTTTACCTGCTCGGAATCTAGGAGTAGATGACCGTGTCGGTAGCATTGAAATCGGAAAAGATGCAGACCTTGTGTTATGGAACGGGCATCCGTTTGATTTTATGGCAAAACCTCTATGGACAATGATTGACGGAAAAATCGTTTAA
- a CDS encoding TIGR01777 family oxidoreductase — protein MRIAITGGTGFVGTHITRHFVHQGHEVYILTRNPDKHPNTDKVKYVGWLKDEFSPEQELPPLDGIVNLAGENLNSSRWTEETKKRIMNSRIEATEAVLDLIKKMEHPPGVLVNASAVGFYGTSKSETFTEETTTPGDDFLANVVTEWEKRAEQATNHNVRTVYLRFGVILGEEGALPKMALPYKMMAGGPVGDGEQWMSWIHIQDIVGMVDFALNNDQVKGPMNATAPEPKRNKELGHTIGKVLNRPHWLPVPSIALKGALGEMSILLLQGQYVYPQKALEQGYEFQYPTLEPALRDILCD, from the coding sequence ATGCGAATAGCCATAACCGGAGGAACAGGATTTGTAGGGACACACATCACGAGACATTTCGTTCATCAAGGTCATGAAGTGTATATTTTAACGAGAAATCCAGACAAGCACCCTAATACGGACAAAGTCAAATACGTTGGTTGGTTAAAAGATGAATTCTCCCCTGAACAAGAACTCCCTCCCCTTGATGGGATTGTGAATCTGGCAGGGGAAAATTTAAATAGCAGCCGTTGGACAGAAGAAACAAAGAAACGCATTATGAACAGCCGTATTGAGGCTACAGAAGCTGTATTAGATCTTATTAAAAAGATGGAACATCCACCAGGGGTACTGGTAAATGCTTCTGCTGTAGGGTTTTACGGCACATCTAAGAGCGAAACATTCACAGAAGAAACGACAACACCAGGTGATGACTTCCTTGCAAATGTTGTAACGGAATGGGAGAAGCGCGCGGAACAAGCTACGAATCATAATGTACGTACGGTTTATTTGCGCTTTGGTGTCATTCTCGGCGAAGAAGGAGCCCTTCCAAAGATGGCGCTTCCTTATAAAATGATGGCTGGCGGACCTGTCGGAGACGGGGAACAATGGATGTCATGGATCCACATTCAAGACATTGTCGGGATGGTAGATTTCGCGCTGAACAACGACCAAGTTAAAGGTCCAATGAATGCAACAGCTCCTGAGCCAAAGCGAAACAAAGAACTCGGCCACACCATTGGGAAGGTCTTAAACCGCCCTCACTGGTTACCTGTACCTTCTATCGCTTTAAAGGGAGCGCTCGGAGAGATGAGCATTCTCCTTCTACAAGGACAATACGTATATCCACAAAAAGCGCTTGAACAAGGCTATGAATTTCAATATCCAACACTGGAACCAGCCTTACGCGACATTTTGTGCGATTAA
- the recX gene encoding recombination regulator RecX, whose translation MPKITKITTQKKNTQRYNIFLDRGEGEAYAFSVDEEILIEYMLRKGQEIDEPTIEVLVEKDGYHKAYSLALNYLSYRMRSIKEMRTYMREKEYEEDKIDFVVDRLVKEGLLNDQEFAVALVRTRLHTSSKGPLLVKKELIEKGLTANEAEQALEHYPFEDQVEKASKWVEKKLRLDGRKSFKQQIQKVQQTLMQKGFPQDVIKIAMEDISDEKDNDAEWQAVVHQGEKALRKYSSKAEGFELKYKVKGALYRKGFPFELIEQFLEEYVTEE comes from the coding sequence TTGCCAAAAATCACTAAAATCACTACACAGAAAAAGAATACGCAACGTTATAATATATTTCTTGATCGAGGCGAGGGAGAGGCCTACGCCTTTAGCGTCGATGAAGAAATCCTGATCGAGTATATGTTACGAAAAGGACAAGAAATCGATGAACCGACTATTGAAGTCCTTGTTGAAAAAGACGGCTATCACAAAGCGTATTCCCTTGCTCTTAATTACTTAAGCTACCGGATGCGTTCGATTAAAGAGATGCGAACGTATATGAGAGAGAAAGAGTACGAAGAGGATAAGATTGATTTTGTCGTGGATCGCTTAGTGAAAGAAGGACTTCTAAATGACCAGGAGTTTGCTGTTGCTTTGGTTCGGACTCGTCTCCACACATCAAGTAAAGGTCCTCTGCTTGTAAAGAAAGAGTTAATCGAAAAAGGTCTGACGGCAAATGAGGCAGAACAGGCTTTAGAGCACTATCCTTTTGAGGATCAAGTGGAGAAAGCGAGTAAGTGGGTAGAGAAGAAGCTTCGTTTGGATGGTAGGAAATCATTTAAACAACAGATTCAAAAAGTTCAGCAGACGTTAATGCAAAAAGGATTTCCCCAAGACGTTATTAAAATTGCTATGGAAGACATCTCGGATGAAAAAGACAACGATGCCGAATGGCAAGCTGTTGTTCATCAGGGAGAGAAGGCTTTACGTAAATATTCTTCAAAAGCTGAGGGCTTTGAGCTGAAGTATAAAGTGAAAGGGGCTTTATACCGCAAAGGGTTCCCGTTTGAGTTAATCGAACAATTTTTAGAAGAATACGTCACGGAGGAATGA
- a CDS encoding SDR family NAD(P)-dependent oxidoreductase, which produces MSTIAITGAGTGLGAALAKQYASKNNTIYLLGRTEERLLVVKREIEEQGGTAEVVLCDVTDPTSAENALSTMPALDVLINNAGLGIFGPVQELTPTDITQMLNTNVKGTIYMTQSALPHLKKSGGRILNIISTAGLRGKVNESVYCASKFAQRGFTESLQKELADTPVSVTAVYMGGMNTPFWDGSEHVSNPSKLKDPATVAEIIFNQDDGREEIEI; this is translated from the coding sequence ATGAGTACCATAGCGATCACAGGAGCCGGGACAGGCCTCGGCGCAGCACTAGCTAAACAATACGCATCCAAAAATAATACCATCTATCTTCTTGGAAGAACCGAGGAACGATTACTTGTCGTTAAACGGGAAATTGAAGAGCAAGGCGGCACGGCAGAAGTTGTTCTTTGTGACGTTACTGACCCTACCTCCGCTGAAAACGCCCTATCTACTATGCCAGCGTTAGACGTGTTAATTAATAATGCAGGACTCGGTATCTTTGGCCCTGTTCAGGAATTAACACCAACTGATATCACTCAAATGCTTAATACAAACGTCAAGGGAACGATCTATATGACCCAATCTGCCCTTCCTCATTTGAAGAAATCAGGCGGTCGTATTCTAAATATCATCTCTACAGCAGGTCTAAGAGGAAAAGTAAATGAATCGGTGTATTGCGCGAGCAAATTTGCACAACGAGGCTTCACAGAAAGCTTACAAAAAGAACTCGCCGACACCCCCGTCTCCGTCACCGCTGTATACATGGGTGGCATGAACACCCCATTTTGGGACGGAAGCGAACACGTCAGTAACCCATCAAAACTAAAAGACCCCGCAACCGTAGCAGAAATCATCTTTAATCAGGATGATGGAAGAGAAGAAATTGAGATTTAA
- a CDS encoding YfhH family protein, which produces MEKRFSDMTIEELRDRVAELTEQARKAEQMGMVNEYAVHQRKIIMAKSYMMNPAKYQVGEVYEIEGDPGIFFEIVYMNGVFAWGYRRNEQGERLEVQGSEDQEAMPISMFGEKVES; this is translated from the coding sequence ATGGAGAAACGTTTTAGTGATATGACGATAGAAGAGTTAAGAGACCGTGTAGCTGAGCTAACAGAACAAGCTCGAAAAGCTGAACAAATGGGAATGGTAAACGAGTATGCGGTCCATCAACGTAAAATTATCATGGCAAAATCATATATGATGAACCCTGCAAAGTATCAAGTAGGCGAAGTCTATGAGATTGAAGGGGACCCAGGGATCTTTTTTGAGATCGTATATATGAACGGCGTCTTTGCTTGGGGGTATCGCAGGAACGAACAAGGGGAACGACTTGAAGTTCAAGGTTCTGAAGATCAGGAAGCCATGCCGATCTCGATGTTTGGCGAGAAGGTTGAATCATAA
- a CDS encoding HAD family hydrolase — protein MIKMLVLDLDGTILNFEKEVSPRDIEAIKTIMDHGVQLTIATGRLDHEIEAVLKMMDLEGKANRISQNGAFGYDKDGSHIHSHTFEPTHVKEVFQAAVHEELITTVSTEKDVYVKEESKGLEAMKKRMFRPVIIEPNLADQLGTIIHPSKISLHGANIALKQMQQRIEEQFGDVLDTFISDPACLDLMPKNISKGAGIEHLLESFDIEPNEIACVGDSFNDLSMFSLTTHSYAMSQAEPAVKEQASQVVPSVAKAIEHLLDQKEA, from the coding sequence ATGATTAAAATGCTTGTTCTTGATTTAGATGGAACAATTTTAAACTTTGAGAAAGAGGTGAGCCCCCGTGATATCGAAGCGATCAAAACGATTATGGATCACGGTGTTCAATTAACAATCGCAACAGGCCGCCTCGACCATGAAATAGAAGCTGTCCTAAAGATGATGGACTTAGAAGGAAAAGCCAATCGCATTAGTCAAAACGGTGCATTCGGTTACGACAAGGATGGCTCTCATATCCATAGCCATACATTTGAACCAACCCATGTTAAAGAAGTCTTTCAAGCAGCCGTTCATGAAGAGCTCATTACAACGGTCTCTACAGAGAAAGACGTTTATGTAAAGGAAGAGAGTAAAGGTCTAGAAGCCATGAAAAAGCGTATGTTCCGCCCGGTGATTATTGAGCCTAACCTAGCCGATCAGCTTGGAACAATCATTCATCCGTCTAAGATTTCGCTCCATGGTGCCAACATAGCCCTTAAGCAAATGCAGCAAAGAATTGAAGAGCAGTTTGGCGACGTGCTCGATACGTTTATTTCAGATCCAGCTTGTTTAGATCTGATGCCTAAAAATATTAGTAAAGGCGCAGGTATCGAACACCTCCTCGAATCATTCGACATCGAGCCAAATGAAATTGCTTGTGTCGGAGACTCGTTTAATGATTTATCTATGTTTTCCTTAACCACTCACAGTTACGCAATGTCTCAAGCTGAACCCGCTGTAAAAGAACAAGCAAGCCAAGTTGTTCCTTCTGTAGCTAAAGCAATTGAACACCTTTTAGATCAAAAAGAGGCTTAA
- the glcT gene encoding glucose PTS transporter transcription antiterminator GlcT has translation MPASARVKRVLNNNVVIAIHPVHEEVILIGKGIGFGKKNGEALDVNEVEKTFLLEDKVMQENYKQLLPYVGEEFIGFMDDLLSHIEYRMNSTLNEHIHIALTDHLSFAIKRMKEGLEFNNPFLIEVQTLYPKEHEVALEVVDMIESRLGFKFPVGEVGFIAMHIHSAITDKEISQISRDSELIKQLTQLIEDELSIDLDRQSIDFHRLVQHLRRAIDRVYKGEEVGERTKLDDLLKSEYPVCYNLAWKLIKIMQQKLKQPIDDAEIVYLTIHLQRLQSS, from the coding sequence ATGCCTGCTTCAGCTAGGGTTAAACGAGTGCTTAACAATAATGTTGTTATCGCCATTCATCCTGTCCATGAAGAGGTTATTTTAATTGGTAAAGGGATTGGATTCGGCAAGAAAAACGGTGAAGCTCTTGATGTGAATGAAGTGGAGAAAACATTTTTATTAGAAGATAAGGTGATGCAAGAAAACTATAAGCAGCTCTTACCCTATGTAGGGGAAGAATTTATAGGGTTTATGGATGATCTGCTGTCTCATATTGAGTATCGGATGAACAGTACGTTAAACGAGCATATTCACATTGCGTTAACCGATCACTTATCATTTGCGATTAAGCGGATGAAGGAAGGGTTAGAGTTTAACAATCCTTTTCTAATTGAGGTTCAGACGTTGTATCCTAAAGAACATGAGGTGGCTTTAGAGGTCGTGGATATGATTGAGAGCCGCCTGGGCTTTAAGTTTCCGGTAGGAGAAGTTGGCTTTATCGCGATGCATATCCATAGTGCTATAACCGATAAAGAGATCTCCCAAATTAGCAGGGATTCAGAGTTAATTAAGCAGTTAACTCAATTGATTGAAGATGAGCTCTCAATTGATCTGGATCGTCAGAGTATCGACTTTCACCGTCTTGTTCAGCACTTAAGACGGGCGATCGACCGCGTTTATAAAGGCGAAGAAGTAGGAGAAAGAACAAAACTCGATGATCTGTTGAAAAGTGAATATCCTGTGTGCTATAATTTAGCTTGGAAGTTGATTAAAATTATGCAACAAAAGCTCAAGCAGCCAATTGACGACGCTGAAATTGTTTATTTAACGATTCATTTACAGCGTTTGCAATCATCATAA